Proteins from one Bradyrhizobium amphicarpaeae genomic window:
- a CDS encoding Tim44/TimA family putative adaptor protein: MDIYTIIFLALAVFIFLRLRSVLGQRTGNERPPFDRTAARNALGGAQDNNVVTMPGKVIDQAPLAPTAEPTPPSDRWKGLTEPGTALAQGLDAIVEKDSTFDPRHFISGAKGAYEMIVLAFANGDRRALRDLLSADVYESFEAAIKERETKEQKTETRFVSIDKAELVGAELRDRTAQLTIRFVSQMISATRDKAGNIVDGSADTVADITDIWTFARDITSRDPNWKLVGTGSAN, from the coding sequence GTGGACATCTACACCATCATCTTCCTGGCGCTGGCGGTCTTCATCTTTCTGCGGCTGCGCAGCGTGCTCGGGCAGCGAACCGGCAACGAGCGGCCGCCGTTCGATCGGACCGCCGCCCGCAATGCGCTCGGTGGTGCCCAGGACAACAACGTCGTGACCATGCCGGGCAAGGTGATCGACCAGGCTCCGCTGGCGCCGACGGCCGAGCCGACCCCGCCGTCCGACCGCTGGAAGGGTCTGACCGAGCCGGGCACCGCGCTGGCGCAGGGCCTGGATGCCATCGTCGAGAAGGATTCCACGTTCGACCCGCGTCATTTCATCTCGGGCGCCAAGGGTGCCTACGAGATGATCGTGCTGGCCTTTGCCAACGGCGACCGCCGCGCGCTGCGCGACCTGTTGTCGGCGGACGTCTATGAGAGCTTCGAGGCCGCAATCAAGGAGCGCGAGACGAAAGAGCAGAAGACCGAGACCCGCTTCGTCTCGATCGACAAGGCCGAGCTCGTCGGCGCCGAGCTGCGCGACCGCACCGCCCAGCTCACGATCCGCTTCGTCTCGCAGATGATCTCCGCCACCCGGGACAAGGCCGGCAACATCGTCGACGGCAGCGCCGACACGGTTGCCGACATCACCGACATCTGGACTTTCGCCCGCGACATCACCTCCCGCGATCCGAACTGGAAGCTGGTTGGCACCGGAAGCGCGAATTAA
- a CDS encoding Maf family protein codes for MGLWRGKHPLILASQSSARKMLLANAGLEFQAVTADIDERGLQSASALSNPREIALLLAREKAKAISASYSGSYVIGADQTLALGDRLFNKPAGRPQALAQLRELAGNSHELNSAVAVARDGRIVFEDVSVARMTMREMTEDELSAYLDAAGDAVTTSVGAYQLEGLGIHLFERIEGDHFTILGLPLLPLLAFLRRERLVAV; via the coding sequence ATGGGTTTGTGGCGCGGCAAACATCCCTTGATCCTGGCCTCGCAAAGCAGCGCCCGAAAGATGCTGCTCGCCAATGCCGGGCTGGAGTTCCAGGCGGTGACCGCCGATATCGACGAGCGCGGTCTTCAATCGGCGTCAGCGCTTTCAAATCCGCGCGAAATCGCTCTGCTGCTGGCGCGCGAAAAGGCCAAGGCGATCTCGGCCAGTTATTCCGGCAGCTACGTGATCGGAGCCGATCAGACGCTGGCTCTCGGCGACCGCCTTTTCAACAAGCCGGCGGGCCGTCCGCAGGCATTGGCGCAATTGCGCGAGCTCGCCGGCAACAGCCATGAGCTGAATTCCGCGGTGGCCGTGGCGCGTGACGGCCGGATCGTTTTCGAGGACGTCTCGGTCGCCCGCATGACGATGCGCGAGATGACCGAGGACGAGCTTTCGGCCTATCTGGACGCTGCCGGAGACGCGGTCACCACCAGCGTCGGCGCCTATCAGCTCGAAGGCCTGGGCATCCATCTGTTCGAGCGGATCGAGGGCGATCATTTCACCATTCTCGGCCTGCCGCTGCTGCCGCTGCTTGCGTTCCTGCGACGCGAACGGCTAGTTGCCGTGTGA
- the secB gene encoding protein-export chaperone SecB — MTNGNGTPPEAAQAPQLNVLAQYTKDLSFENPNAPGSLQQQSQPPQINIQINVSANNLSEQEFEVTLSVEGKAETAGKIMFSFELAYAGVFRIANVPKENLHPLVMIECPRLLFPFAREIIATAVRDGGFPPLMLDPVDFVGLYRQNMERQMAAPTSGQA, encoded by the coding sequence ATGACCAACGGTAACGGCACCCCTCCCGAGGCGGCCCAGGCTCCCCAGCTCAACGTGCTGGCGCAATATACCAAGGACCTTTCATTCGAGAATCCGAACGCGCCCGGCTCGCTCCAGCAGCAGAGCCAGCCCCCCCAGATCAACATCCAGATCAATGTCAGCGCCAACAACCTCAGCGAGCAGGAGTTCGAGGTGACGCTGTCGGTCGAGGGCAAGGCCGAGACCGCCGGCAAGATCATGTTCTCGTTCGAGCTGGCCTATGCCGGCGTGTTCCGCATCGCCAACGTGCCGAAGGAAAATCTGCATCCGCTGGTCATGATCGAGTGCCCGCGCCTGCTGTTCCCGTTCGCCCGCGAGATCATCGCGACGGCGGTGCGCGACGGTGGGTTCCCGCCCCTGATGCTGGATCCCGTCGACTTCGTCGGTCTCTATCGCCAGAACATGGAGCGGCAAATGGCCGCCCCGACGAGCGGCCAAGCATAG
- the dnaQ gene encoding DNA polymerase III subunit epsilon yields MREIVLDTETTGLDPLRGDRLVEIGCVEMLNRMPTGQTYHVYINPERDMPAEAFAVHGLSAEFLSTKPLFHEVADAFLEFIGDAPLVIHNASFDIGFINAELDKIKRAAIPRERLVDTLLLARRKHPGVSNRLDDLCSRYAIDNSRRTKHGALLDAELLAEVYVDLVGARQSQLLLASDAQEIRVNAAGDAPRRQRLVPLALRVSDAEREAHRAFIATLGDKAIWNEFLPAPAPPAG; encoded by the coding sequence ATGCGCGAAATCGTTCTCGATACCGAAACCACCGGCCTCGATCCGCTTCGCGGTGATCGCCTGGTCGAAATCGGCTGCGTCGAGATGCTCAACCGCATGCCGACCGGGCAGACGTATCACGTCTATATCAATCCCGAACGGGACATGCCGGCGGAAGCCTTCGCGGTGCATGGGCTGTCGGCCGAGTTTCTGTCGACCAAGCCGCTGTTCCACGAGGTCGCCGATGCGTTCCTGGAGTTCATCGGCGATGCGCCGCTGGTGATCCACAACGCCTCGTTCGACATCGGCTTCATCAATGCCGAGCTCGACAAGATCAAACGCGCGGCGATCCCGCGCGAACGGCTGGTCGATACGCTGCTGCTGGCGCGCCGCAAGCATCCCGGCGTGTCCAACCGGCTCGACGATCTCTGCTCGCGCTATGCGATCGACAACTCACGCCGCACCAAGCACGGCGCGCTGCTGGACGCCGAACTGCTGGCCGAGGTCTATGTGGATCTGGTCGGGGCGCGGCAGTCGCAGCTGCTGCTGGCGTCGGACGCCCAGGAGATTCGCGTCAATGCCGCCGGCGATGCGCCGCGGCGGCAGCGGCTGGTGCCGCTCGCGCTACGGGTTTCAGATGCCGAGCGCGAGGCCCACCGGGCCTTCATCGCAACGCTCGGCGACAAAGCGATCTGGAACGAGTTTTTGCCCGCTCCAGCGCCTCCGGCCGGTTAG
- the coaE gene encoding dephospho-CoA kinase (Dephospho-CoA kinase (CoaE) performs the final step in coenzyme A biosynthesis.) codes for MRILGLTGSIGMGKSTTAKLFAEAGVPVYDADAAVHQLYEGEAAPAIEAAFPGTTVNGKVDRPKLSARVVHDPAAIKQLEQIVHPMLGASRQKFFAEAEAAEAPVVVLDIPLLFETGGETRVDAVVVVSTSPELQRERVLARGTMDEAKLDAIIAKQTPDAEKRKRADFVVDTSHGLEPVRAQIAHILAEVVKMPQRRA; via the coding sequence ATGCGGATCCTGGGACTGACCGGCTCAATCGGGATGGGAAAATCCACCACCGCGAAATTGTTCGCGGAGGCCGGTGTGCCCGTCTACGATGCCGATGCCGCCGTGCATCAGCTCTATGAAGGCGAAGCGGCGCCCGCGATCGAAGCCGCCTTTCCCGGCACCACCGTGAACGGCAAGGTGGACCGGCCAAAACTGTCGGCGCGCGTCGTGCATGATCCCGCCGCGATCAAGCAGCTCGAGCAGATCGTCCATCCGATGCTCGGCGCGTCCCGGCAAAAGTTCTTCGCCGAGGCGGAAGCCGCCGAGGCGCCGGTCGTGGTGCTCGACATCCCGCTGCTGTTCGAGACCGGTGGCGAGACGCGCGTGGACGCCGTGGTCGTGGTCTCGACCTCGCCGGAACTCCAGCGCGAGCGGGTGCTGGCGCGCGGCACCATGGACGAAGCCAAGCTCGACGCCATCATCGCCAAGCAGACGCCGGACGCCGAGAAGCGCAAGCGGGCCGATTTCGTGGTGGATACGTCGCACGGACTTGAACCGGTGCGCGCGCAAATCGCCCACATCCTGGCCGAGGTGGTTAAGATGCCGCAGCGGCGAGCCTGA